The genomic region CGAGCACCACGGCGGACGAGCTGAGCACCGAGAGAACCGTGTCGACGCCGGGCGGCAGCACGTCGCCGGTGTGCAGGGAGGTCCGGGTGGGGCGGGCCTGATCGCGCTCGCTCCAGCGGAACGCCAGCACGCCGATCACGCCGGTGCACAGCCCGACGATCGCGCTTGCTGCGGCGACCGCCGCGTTCACGTCCATGCCACAAGGTTATGCGGCCCCACCGGCACATCCCCAGCCAAATGGGTGCCCGCTCGAACGTTCGTCGCCCAGAGTTCACCGAGGGGACAGGGTCGATTCACTTGGGGTGACTGAAACGGACGCGTGCCGCCCGCACCGTGGAAGCGTGGGGGCCGGACAGCTGCAGGACGCCTCCGGACAGTGTCGGCTCCAGTCGGCTTCCGTCGGTTGCAGTCGGTCGTACAAGAGAGGAAACCCAATGCGGGACGCGTACCACGAGGAACTGGACTCGATCGGCGAAGGTCTGGTCGAGATGGCCCGGCTCGTCGGTTCGGCGATCGGCCGGGCCACGACCGCGATGCTCGACGCCGATCTCAAGCTCGCCGAGAGCGTGATCGCCGCCGATCAGAAGGTCGACGACCTCCAGCACGACCTCGAAGCACGGGCCATCGCCCTGCTGGCCCGGCAACAGCCCGTCGCCACGGATCTGCGCATCGTGGTCACCTCGCTGCGGATGAGCGCCGACCTGGAGCGCTCGGGCGACCTGGCCCAGCATGTCGCGAAGCTCACACGGCTCCGCTACCCGGAACGTGCCGTTCCGAACGATCTGCACGCCACGATCCTGGAAATGGGTCAGCTCGCGCAGCGGCTGATGGCGAAGGCGGCGGAGGTCATCATCACGATGGACGTCGACCTGGCCCTCCAGCTGGAGACGGACGACGACGAGATGGACCTGCTGCACCGGACGCTCTTCCAGCACCTGATGGACGACCGCTGGAAGCACGGCATCGAGACGGCGGTGGACGTCACGCTCCTCGGCCGCTACTACGAGCGGTTCGCCGACCACGCGGTGTCGGTGGCCAAGCGCGTGGTGTACCTGGTGACGGGCGAGCACGCGGACGAACTCCAGTCCGCCCCGGCGCAGGTCGAGGGGGCGTGAACGGCGCGCTTGCGCGTATGCGCCGTTGATGCGCCCCGCCGGGATGGGTATGGGATGGCAGAGGCAGTACGACCTCGTATGTCTGATCAGGAGGAACCCATGGCCGATTCCCCCGTCACCGATCCCCAGCAGGAAGCCGCTGTCGAAGTGCACCACCTGCGCGTTCTCGGCGCCTGCGGCTGCGGCTCGGGCTGCGGCTGCGGCTGCCAGTCGGGAGCACCGTGCCAGTGCGGCGGGTGCCACGGCTGACGCGCGCCGTTCCGTAGGGCGGTTCCGTACAACCGGGAGAGCCCCGTCCAGCGCCTGTTCAGGCCTGATGGACGGGGCTCTCCGTGCGCGAACGGTCAGTACGGTCAGTGACGTCGCTGGTAGCGGCGCCTCCGGGTGAAGAGCACCGCACCGAGGGCGCTGAGTACGACGGCGACGCCACCCATCAGCGTGAACGAGTCACCGGTGTCGGCCAGTTCACCGCCGGCGCCAGCGTCTCCGCCGCCGGTTCCGCCGTTGTCGCCGTATGCGCCGCCGTTGTCGCCACCGCTGGCGCCGCTGCCGCCACCGCTGTCGCCGTAGGCGCCGCCGTTGTCGCCACCGCCGCTGGAACCGCCGTTGGAACCACCGCCGTTGGAGCCACCACTGTCGCCGTAGGCTCCGCCGTCATCCGAGGGCACCGAGCCCGAGGGGGACGGGCTCTCACTCTCCGACGGCGAAGGCGCAGGGCTCTCGCTCTCGCTCGCCGAGGGAGACGGCGACGGACTCCCGCTCTCGGACGGCGACGGAGACGGACTCTCACTCTCCGAAGGGGACGGAGACGGACTCTCGCTCTCGGACGGGGACGGGGACGGAGACGGACTCTCGCTCTCCGAAGGGGACGGAGACGGACTCTCACTCTCCGACGGCGAAGGGGACGGACTCTCACTCTCCGAGGCCGAAGGTGACGGCGACGGAGACGGCGACTCCGGATTGCAGCGGGCGTGCACCGCTCCCAGACGGGCACCCGCGATCGGCCCGTCGTAGACCACGGCCCCCGACGTGTCGCGCAGCACCCCGGTCACCGACACGTCGAACCATGCCTCGGCCTCGTACGCCCCCGGCGTCTGGATCTCACCGCCCGGTACGACGTGGTGCGTGAAGACCACCCGCAACGTGCTGTCTCCCAGGGTGTCGGGCTGGTTCAGCTCGGCCCCGGTGACCGGGAGCTCCGTGGTGCCGACGTCCACGCGGTGGCCCAGTACCGCGATCTGCTGTCCGTCCGTGTGCGCGTAGGCGAGGGCGTACGGGCCGAACGGCGGCGGGGTGCACTCCGCGTACGTGTTCAGCGAGCCGATCGCACCGCTGGGGTTCGTGGAGATGAGATCCAGCCCGTGCAGGCTGATCACGATTCCCGCCGCGTCCACCTTCGCGTAGTGCTTGGCGTCGGTGATCGAGGTGGTCACGGCGTGCGTGCCGTCCTGGTAGTAGGCCAGCACCCCGTCCGGGTCGGAGAAGTCGCCGGTGTCCTCGCCGCCGTTCAGGGGCGGCGATCCCGCCGTGCCGTACGTCCCGTGGAACGCGGACGCATGCAGTGCGGCCACCCGGGAGATGTCCAGGTGGATCAGGGCGGCGCTGGTGTCGCCCGCAGGGGCGGCAGCGGCTCCGGCCCGTTCGGCCCCCGGGTACACGAGCAGCAGCCCGGTCAGCGCCGCCGCGGTCGCGGTCCCGGCTGCGACCACCGGCACGGGACCGACGAATAGCCCTTTTCTGCGTTCTTTATTCACATATGACACATATCGCACCAAAAGCCCCCTGCCCGTGATTGCGTCACGGGCAGGGGGCCCTTCCGGGCGGAATTACTTCTTCTCGCCCTGGTCTTGCGACCAATCCGGGTCGAGCCGGCCCTTCGCTGGTCGGTGCAGCAGGTCCTCGGACGTGCGTGACGGGAGTGGCCTTCCGGGTGCCGAGAGTGCCGCCTCTTCGACATTCACTTGCCGTGGTGAGCAGCTCTGCTCCGACAGCAACGGCTGATTGCGCAGCACCCCGCACGCTTGCGGGCTGCACGCTTTGCGCGCTCGGACCACCGTCCGAGCGATATACCCGCGGGGAGCGCGTGTCCGTGCGCACCGAACACACCATCACTTTTAACTTAACGCTTATGAAATCTCACTTCCTGTCACCATTGACCCGGGGGTTGTCGGCGTTGACAGCCGCCGTGGCCCTCTCGGTCACGGCTGCCGCAGGCGCCGCCTCGGCCGATGGGACGTTCCTCGGCCGTCTGCACACCGTGCGTGAGATTGCCTCCACGGTCCCCACGAACGGCGACGTGAACCCCTACGGCACGGCCGTGGTCGCGCGCGACGCCGGGAGGCTCCACCGAGGCAACGTGCTGGTCAGCAACTTCAACAACAGCCAGAACCAGCAAGGCACGGGCACCACACTGGTCCAGATCAGCCCGCGGGGCACCGCCAAGCTGTTCGCCCGGATCGATCCGCGCCGCCTGCCCGGCCGATGCCCCGGCGGCGTGGGGCTCACCACGGCCCTGAGCATCCTGCCCGGCGGGTGGGTGGTGGTCGGCAGCCTGCCGACCACCGACGGCACATCCGCCACCGCCCGGGCAGGTTGCCTGCTGGTACTCGACAGCCACGGCAAGGTCCGCGAGACGCTCGCCGGAGGCGGCATCAACGGACCCTGGGACATGACCGCCGCGAGCCACGGCGACCGTACCGACCTGTTCGTCACCAACGTGCTCAACGGCACTGTGGCGGGCGGCGGCAACGAAGTGGACCGGGGCACCGTCCTGCGCATCACCCTCAAGCGCCATGGCAACCGGCCGCCGCAGCGGCTGAGGACCACCAGGATCGGCTCGGGTTTCGCCCAGAAGACCGACCCCGCCGCCCTGGTGATCGGCCCGACAGGCGTAGGCCTTGCCAAGAACGGCTCGCTCTACGTTGCTGACACGGTCAAGAACCGGATCACCGTCATCCCGCGCGCACTGTCCCGGGGATCCAGCGCCGGCACCGGCCGGGTCGTCAGCAGCGGCGGCCGGCTCAACGGCCCCCTCGGCCTGGCCATCGCACCCAACGGCCACATCCTGACCGTCAACAGCGGTGACGGCAACATCGTCGAGACCACACCGAGGGGTCGCCAAGTGGCGTTCCGGCAACTCGACAACAGCGGCTCCCCGCCCGGCGCGGGCGCGCTGTTCGGCCTTGCGGTGGACTTGGACTGTGACGCCGTGTACTTCGTCGACGACGCCACCAACTTCCTCAACGTCCTGCGCTGACGTCCTGCGCTGATCCACGAGCAGCACCAGAGGCCCCGGATCTCTCCGGGGCCTCTGGCGTGTGCGCCCCGGATCTCTCCACTCCGGGGCCTCTGGCCGAGGCCACCCCCGGCGGCGGATCGGTCTACCGCCTCCCGGCCGCGCCCGGTAGGGCAATACGGCAGCAGGGCCCGGACCGCGCATCGCGGTCCGGGCCCTGCCCCGTGCGGTGCCGCCCTGCGGCGGCGGTGCGCCAGCTCTGTGCGGTGCCGTCGCCCGCCTGCCCGGCTGAAAAGCCCCCCACCACACGGAGAACCCGCAGGTGGGGGGCTTACAGCTGGCTGGTTACTTCTTCTTGCCCTGGTTCTTCACGGCCTCGATGGCCGCCGCAGCGGCGTCCGCGTCGAGGTACGTGCCACCGGCCTTGACCGGCTTGAAGTCCGCGTCCAGCTCGTACACGAGCGGGATGCCGGTCGGGATGTTGAGTCCCGCGATGTCCGCGTCCGAGATGCCGTCGAGGTGCTTCACCAGGGCGCGCAGCGAGTTGCCGTGGGCGGCGACCAGGACCGTGCGGCCGGCGAGCAGGTCGGGGACGATGTCGTCGTACCAGTACGGCAGCATCCGCTCGACGACGTCCTTGAGGCACTCGGTGCGCGGGCGCAGCTCCGGCGGGATCGTCGCGTAACGGGGGTCGTCACTCTGCGAGTACTCCGCGCCGTCCTCCAGGGGCGGCGGCGGGGTGTCGTACGAGCGGCGCCACAGCATGAACTGCTCCTCGCCGAACTCCGCGAGCGTCTGCGCCTTGTCCTTGCCCTGGAGCGCGCCGTAGTGCCGCTCGTTCAGGCGCCAGGAGCGGTGCACGGGGATCCAGTGGCGGTCCGCGGACTCCAGCGAGAGCTGGGCGGTGCGGATGGCGCGCTTCTGGAGCGACGTGTGCACGACATCGGGGAGCAGGCCGGCGTCCGTGAGCAGCTCACCGCCGCGGACCGCCTCCTTCTCGCCCTTCTCGGTGAGATTGACGTCCACCCAACCGGTGAACTGGTTCTTCGCGTTCCATTCACTCTCGCCGTGGCGGAGGAGGATCAGCTTGTACGGTGCGTCGGCCATGGTCCCGAGCCTAATCCACCGCCCTTGCGCACAGCTGAACGGCCGGGGAACCGAGGGATGGGCGGCCCCCCGGTCAGAAGGATTGACGGCCCTCGTCAATCGGGTGGCGGGCGCGACGCGCGCGCACGTAACCTCCCAGAGTTCGTAGCGCCACTTACATGTATCTGTCCTGGGGGAAGCCCAATGCCGTCCACAGCCGGTCGTACCGCCGGTCTCACCGGTCTCAGACGCGCCGCACGGGAGAGCGTCTCCGGTCTGCCCCGGGAGTTCTGGTGGCTGTGGACCAGCACCCTGATCAACCGGCTCGGCGCGTTCGTCGCCACCTTCATGGCGCTCTACCTCACCCTCGACCGCGGCTACTCGGCCTCGTACGCGGGCCTGGTCGCCTCCCTGCACGGCCTCGGCGGGGTCGCCTCGTCGCTCGGCGCCGGGGTCATGACGGACCGGCTCGGGCGGCGCCCCACGCTCCTCGTCGCGCAGGTCTCGACAGCCCTCTCGGTGGCGCTGCTCGGCTTCATGCACGACCCGGTGGCCATCGCGGGCGTCGCCTTCCTCGTCGGCATGGCGTCGAACGCCTCGCGCCCGGCCGTGCAGGCGATGATGGCCGACATCGTGAAGCCGCAGGACCGGGTGCGCGCGTTCTCCCTCAACTACTGGGCCATCAACCTCGGGTTCGCGGTCTCCTCGGCGCTCGCGGGCTTCGTCGCCCAGTACAGCTATCTGGCGGGCTTCCTCGGCGAGGCAGCGCTGACCCTGGTCTGCGCCGTCGTGGTCTTCCTGAAGCTGCCGGAGTCGCGGCCGGTCCGTACGGCGGTGGAACAGGCCACCGAGTCGGCGGTCCGGCTGGGGACCGTCCTGCGCGACGGCCGTTTCATGAGCGTCGTCGGCCTGTCCTTCGTGGTCGCGCTGATCTTCCAACAGGCCTCGGTGGGCCTCCCGGTGGCGATGGGCAAGGCGGGCTTCAGCAGCGCCGATTACGGGATGGCCGTGGCCGTCAACGGTGTGCTGATCGTGGTCCTCCAGATCCCGGTGACCCGCTTCATCGAACACCGGGACCCGCGCCGCCTGTTGATCATCTCCTCGGTGCTGGCGGGTTACGGATTCGGGCTGACCGCGTTCGCCGGTTCCCTCGGGCTGTACGCGCTGACGGTCTGCGTCTGGACCCTCGCCGAGATCGTCAACGCACCGACCCAGACAGGGTTGGTGGTCCGCCTCTCCCCCGTCCATGGACGCGGTCGCTACCAGGGCATGTACTCGACGTCCTGGGCCGTGGCGGCCCTGGTCGCGCCGCTGCTCTCCGGTTTCGTGATCGACCGGTACGGGGCGGAGTGGCTCTGGGCGACCTGCGCCGTCCTGGGCACGGCCGCGGCGGTCGGCTACTGGCTGCTGATGCGGAACCTGCCGCCGGAGCCGCATCTGGTGGTCTCGCCCAAGTCCCCCGCTACGACGGCAACTACGGCGGCCACGACGACCACTACAGCAACGGCAGCAACGGCAGCAACGGCCGAGCAGAACGGCGCCGCCGTGGTGAGTGCGCCGGTCGAGTAGTTGCTCCGGTTCGACGGCATCGGGATCCTACTGGCAGCTGAGGCCGACGGGTTCAGACGCTCCTGCCCTGCGGACGTGCGATAACTTGCCCGCCATGACTGGACTCGGACACATCGCCTGGCCACCCGCCCCGATAAAGACCGAACGGCTCGTGCTCCGTGAGCCCGAGGCCCGGGACCGTGCGGCGCTCATCGAGCTGTTCGCCTCGCCGGAGGTGGGCACCTACATCGGTGGCCACCGATCGCGTGATGAGCTCGAACGCACGGTGCCTGAGGCACCCCGGCGACGTCCCGGCCTGTTCGTGACCGATCTCGACGGAGCGATGATCGGCATGATCGAGCTCAACCGGCGCGACGCGGAGCACCGGAGCCAGGTCCGTCCGGATGCCGGAGAGGCCGAACTCGGCTACCTGTTCCTGCCGGAGGCCTGGGGACATGGGTACGCCGCCGAGGCGTGCACAGCGGCACTCGACTGGTTCACCGGCGCACTTCCCGGCGAGCCGGTGGTACTCATCACC from Streptomyces sp. NBC_01267 harbors:
- the phoU gene encoding phosphate signaling complex protein PhoU, which produces MRDAYHEELDSIGEGLVEMARLVGSAIGRATTAMLDADLKLAESVIAADQKVDDLQHDLEARAIALLARQQPVATDLRIVVTSLRMSADLERSGDLAQHVAKLTRLRYPERAVPNDLHATILEMGQLAQRLMAKAAEVIITMDVDLALQLETDDDEMDLLHRTLFQHLMDDRWKHGIETAVDVTLLGRYYERFADHAVSVAKRVVYLVTGEHADELQSAPAQVEGA
- a CDS encoding LPXTG cell wall anchor domain-containing protein, translating into MPVVAAGTATAAALTGLLLVYPGAERAGAAAAPAGDTSAALIHLDISRVAALHASAFHGTYGTAGSPPLNGGEDTGDFSDPDGVLAYYQDGTHAVTTSITDAKHYAKVDAAGIVISLHGLDLISTNPSGAIGSLNTYAECTPPPFGPYALAYAHTDGQQIAVLGHRVDVGTTELPVTGAELNQPDTLGDSTLRVVFTHHVVPGGEIQTPGAYEAEAWFDVSVTGVLRDTSGAVVYDGPIAGARLGAVHARCNPESPSPSPSPSASESESPSPSPSESESPSPSPSESESPSPSPSPSESESPSPSPSESESPSPSPSESGSPSPSPSASESESPAPSPSESESPSPSGSVPSDDGGAYGDSGGSNGGGSNGGSSGGGDNGGAYGDSGGGSGASGGDNGGAYGDNGGTGGGDAGAGGELADTGDSFTLMGGVAVVLSALGAVLFTRRRRYQRRH
- a CDS encoding phosphoglyceromutase — translated: MADAPYKLILLRHGESEWNAKNQFTGWVDVNLTEKGEKEAVRGGELLTDAGLLPDVVHTSLQKRAIRTAQLSLESADRHWIPVHRSWRLNERHYGALQGKDKAQTLAEFGEEQFMLWRRSYDTPPPPLEDGAEYSQSDDPRYATIPPELRPRTECLKDVVERMLPYWYDDIVPDLLAGRTVLVAAHGNSLRALVKHLDGISDADIAGLNIPTGIPLVYELDADFKPVKAGGTYLDADAAAAAIEAVKNQGKKK
- a CDS encoding MDR family MFS transporter, which translates into the protein MPSTAGRTAGLTGLRRAARESVSGLPREFWWLWTSTLINRLGAFVATFMALYLTLDRGYSASYAGLVASLHGLGGVASSLGAGVMTDRLGRRPTLLVAQVSTALSVALLGFMHDPVAIAGVAFLVGMASNASRPAVQAMMADIVKPQDRVRAFSLNYWAINLGFAVSSALAGFVAQYSYLAGFLGEAALTLVCAVVVFLKLPESRPVRTAVEQATESAVRLGTVLRDGRFMSVVGLSFVVALIFQQASVGLPVAMGKAGFSSADYGMAVAVNGVLIVVLQIPVTRFIEHRDPRRLLIISSVLAGYGFGLTAFAGSLGLYALTVCVWTLAEIVNAPTQTGLVVRLSPVHGRGRYQGMYSTSWAVAALVAPLLSGFVIDRYGAEWLWATCAVLGTAAAVGYWLLMRNLPPEPHLVVSPKSPATTATTAATTTTTATAATAATAEQNGAAVVSAPVE
- a CDS encoding GNAT family N-acetyltransferase produces the protein MTGLGHIAWPPAPIKTERLVLREPEARDRAALIELFASPEVGTYIGGHRSRDELERTVPEAPRRRPGLFVTDLDGAMIGMIELNRRDAEHRSQVRPDAGEAELGYLFLPEAWGHGYAAEACTAALDWFTGALPGEPVVLITQTANSRSMRLAAKLGFTEVQRYEEYGAEQWLGVRSPDTLPA